The following are encoded in a window of Trichocoleus sp. genomic DNA:
- a CDS encoding matrixin family metalloprotease, translated as MMQRVWCRVWSNSSTLRLFFSITTIAITAVSVVFLQTLPVRSIAQPADRQFQEQLPALQIHPLPSQLKQWQDNRQGNYFAAIQSTPVGFLIWSRFPIRVFVEPPSQMPTVDRSQDWVDAVAQAVQEWQVYLPLERVNSQEQADISIWRSTPPLRQSNSQTTVGNNQGLRAQAAETRYELFVDRSTVPAILSHRFTVRLRSGQTKAYILASARHELGHALGIWGHSPSPTDVMYFSQIRNPPAISERDINTLKQIYQQPTRLGWSVSGK; from the coding sequence ATGATGCAACGGGTGTGGTGTCGGGTTTGGAGCAATTCCTCGACGCTGCGCCTGTTTTTTAGTATCACAACGATCGCCATAACTGCTGTTTCAGTCGTTTTTCTACAGACCCTTCCAGTTCGATCGATCGCCCAACCAGCGGATAGGCAGTTTCAGGAACAGTTGCCTGCCCTTCAAATTCATCCACTGCCGTCCCAACTCAAACAGTGGCAAGACAATCGTCAGGGAAATTATTTTGCTGCTATCCAATCAACCCCTGTTGGTTTTCTGATCTGGTCACGCTTCCCAATCAGGGTTTTTGTAGAGCCTCCGTCCCAGATGCCCACAGTCGATCGCAGTCAAGATTGGGTTGATGCAGTGGCTCAAGCAGTTCAGGAATGGCAAGTTTATTTGCCGCTTGAACGAGTCAATTCTCAGGAACAGGCAGACATTTCCATTTGGCGCAGTACGCCACCGCTTCGGCAGAGCAATTCGCAAACTACAGTAGGGAATAACCAGGGGCTCCGTGCTCAGGCTGCTGAAACCCGATATGAACTTTTTGTCGATCGATCGACTGTTCCAGCTATTTTGTCTCACCGCTTCACAGTTCGGCTTCGTTCTGGGCAAACCAAAGCTTACATTTTGGCGTCGGCTCGGCATGAGTTAGGTCATGCTTTAGGCATTTGGGGGCATAGTCCATCCCCAACGGATGTGATGTACTTCTCACAGATCCGAAACCCACCTGCCATTTCCGAACGGGACATCAACACCCTAAAGCAGATTTATCAGCAGCCGACTCGGTTAGGCTGGTCAGTTTCAGGAAAGTAA
- the secG gene encoding preprotein translocase subunit SecG, which produces MITTIFQVLWAISAVGLIVLVLLHSPKGDGLGGLGGQAQLFTSTKSAEVTLNRVTWTLTALFMGLTVVLSAGWLPQ; this is translated from the coding sequence ATGATTACGACAATCTTTCAAGTTTTGTGGGCGATCTCTGCGGTTGGGTTGATTGTGTTGGTGCTGCTGCATAGCCCTAAAGGGGATGGTTTAGGTGGTTTGGGCGGTCAGGCACAACTGTTTACCAGCACCAAGAGTGCGGAAGTTACCTTAAACCGAGTCACCTGGACTCTGACTGCTCTCTTTATGGGCTTAACGGTCGTCTTGAGTGCTGGCTGGCTACCCCAGTAG
- a CDS encoding cation diffusion facilitator family transporter yields the protein MVTDNRSTVRKVLIITLFLNLFVMGLKATVGWWTGSLSLLADAMHSFTDSANNILGLVTSQMSSPEPDHDHPYGHQKYEAIGALGIAAFLGIACFTILEGAIERLLKGGNLIQISASELWLLLLVLGVNIFVAFYERRVGLRVGSPILIADAQHTMSDIWVTITVLVGLIGIWIWNFQWLDVLLAFPVAVLVVWSAWQVLRDNLPWLVDEIAIAPEAIHGVVMEVPGVLNCHSIASRGLLGRQVFIEMHLIVDATDVETAHRITEAVEAHLEERYRPVRVSIHIEPPSYQEDQISYDASSK from the coding sequence GTGGTGACTGATAATCGATCGACCGTTCGCAAAGTTCTCATTATTACTCTGTTCCTTAACCTTTTTGTGATGGGGTTAAAGGCGACTGTAGGGTGGTGGACAGGTTCTTTGAGCCTGTTGGCAGACGCTATGCACAGTTTTACAGATAGTGCAAATAACATTCTTGGCTTAGTGACAAGTCAGATGTCTTCCCCTGAACCCGATCATGATCACCCTTATGGGCATCAGAAATATGAAGCGATCGGGGCATTAGGAATTGCTGCTTTCTTAGGCATTGCCTGCTTCACAATTCTAGAAGGAGCGATCGAGCGATTGCTCAAGGGCGGAAACCTGATTCAGATCTCTGCGTCCGAGCTATGGCTGCTCTTGCTTGTATTAGGTGTCAATATCTTTGTTGCTTTCTATGAACGCAGGGTTGGCTTACGAGTCGGTAGCCCGATTTTGATTGCTGATGCTCAGCATACGATGAGTGATATTTGGGTCACGATCACCGTTTTGGTAGGGTTGATTGGCATCTGGATTTGGAACTTTCAGTGGCTTGATGTGCTGCTGGCTTTCCCTGTTGCAGTGCTGGTTGTTTGGAGTGCCTGGCAGGTTCTACGGGATAACTTACCCTGGTTGGTGGATGAGATTGCTATTGCACCTGAAGCAATTCATGGCGTGGTGATGGAGGTTCCGGGAGTCTTAAATTGTCACAGCATTGCCTCTAGAGGTCTATTGGGACGGCAGGTCTTTATTGAAATGCATTTGATTGTAGATGCGACGGATGTAGAAACAGCGCATCGTATTACTGAGGCAGTCGAAGCACATTTAGAAGAACGCTATCGTCCAGTGCGTGTCAGCATTCATATCGAACCGCCCTCGTATCAAGAAGATCAGATTAGCTATGATGCCAGTTCAAAATAG
- a CDS encoding DUF4327 family protein → MVQSIHYSMNLLQDEARQLVEKGVVSRQQPIYVLCQYIPAREWAFVECVLEKNDYLLRDRIGDLLGREDWKND, encoded by the coding sequence ATGGTTCAATCTATTCACTATTCCATGAATCTACTTCAAGATGAAGCTCGTCAATTGGTTGAGAAAGGTGTTGTTAGTCGGCAGCAGCCCATCTACGTTCTCTGTCAATATATTCCGGCACGAGAGTGGGCATTTGTCGAATGTGTTTTAGAAAAGAATGACTATCTCTTACGCGATCGAATTGGCGATTTGCTAGGGCGTGAAGACTGGAAAAATGACTAG